Part of the Sporosarcina sp. FSL K6-2383 genome is shown below.
CTTGCACGGATGGCGGAGTCCATCCAGTCTGCGACCACAACAATTGGTAACACAAAAATGGATGTAGCGAAAGAGCTACATGAGGCAGATCAATTCCGAAAATTAACTGACAGCCTGCAAATCAAAGTCGCAACGGCCGAGTCAAGCGTTCGTGAGTCGACCATCGCCATTCAAGCTGTTGAAGCAGAGATTGCTTCGACTGATTTAGGAAGACGTGGCGCTGAGCATACAGGCTCTGAGCTATTGGATAGGAAATCGACATTACTGGAAAGCCATGTACATGTCAAAACGAAGTTGAGCACGATTCAGGCAGAGGTGACTACGCTCGAACGTCTCGCAACTAATTGGCGAAATGAAGAAGCTACGTTAACAAGTCGCTACAACGAACTACGTGAGCAGGTGGCCGTCCTACGTGAGCAGAAGGTGCATCAACAATCATCTATTGCTGAAATGGAACGTGCAATGGGTCAAGTAGAGCATAAAATCACTTCATTGCAGGAACAATTGCAATACTTCACAGGTGATGAAGACGGTCGTGAAATGACGGCAGAAGAGATTGGCGAGCAAATTGTTAAGGCGACAGCAGATCGAGCTTTAATTGATACAGCAATCGTGACTGGAAAAACTGGCCGCATGAAGTTATCCGACCAATTGGAAGAGCAAAGCGCATTACTCCGACAGCTAAGGGAGAGTTCGGGGAAAGCGATTGCTGCGTTGAACACCTTGTCTGTTGATGTTTCACGGTTGGAAGTGAAGTATGAGGCGGTCACGCAAAGACTGTTGGATGACTATGGATTGTATCCAAGCGGCATCATCCCAAATGATTTTGATGAGCTACAAATGCGGTCGAGAGTTGAGGAGCTGAAAAGACAGTTAACAATTCTTGGCCCAGTCAATCCTGGTGCTATTGAAGAGTTTGCTGAAGTATCCGAGCGGCATACGTTTTTAACTGAACAACGCAATGACTTAGTCGAAGCGAAAAATACGTTGCGTGAGGCGATGTCAGAAATGGATACCGAAATGACGATGCGCTTCTCGACGACATTTAATGCGGTTCAAAGTCGTTTTCGTCAAGTGTTTAAGGAGATGTTTGGTGGTGGGGATGCAGATTTAATCCTTACACAACCCGATAATTTACTGGAAACGGGTGTGGAAATTGTCGCACGTCCTCCGGGGAAGAAATTGCAAAACTTGAGCTTGTTATCAGGTGGCGAACGTTCATTGACGGCGATTGCTTTACTGTTTTCCATCATCGAAGTACGACCTGTACCATTCTGTATTCTTGACGAAGTGGAGGCCGCACTCGATGAGGCAAATGTCATCCGATATAGTAAATATTTGAAAAAGACCTCAGACAAGACGCAATTCATCGTCATCACACATCGTAAAGGAACGATGGAGGGCGCTGACGTGCTGTACGGAATTACGATGCAGGAATCAGGGGTTTCTAGACTTATTTCGGTCAAACTATCTGAGGTGCCGGAAGAAGCTATTATGTAAGGGAGCGGATCATCATGTCCTTTTTTAAGAAAATAAAAGAGAAAATCACGGGTACAAATGAAGCTGTAACAGAAAAGTTTAAGGATGGTTTGACGAAAACAAGAGATACATTCACCTCGAAAGTAAATGATCTCGTTGCACGTTTTCGTGAAGTCGATGAGGAGTTCTTCGAGGAACTAGAAGAATTGCTATTGCAGGCCGATGTTGGCTTTGAAACGGTTATGGAACTCATTGACCAGTTAAAACTTGAAGTGCAACGGAAAAATATTAAAGATACGGCTGGTATTCAATCCGTCATCTCGGAAAAACTCGTTGAAATTTATCAAGCTGGAGAAGAAATTGATAGCAGCTTAAATATTCAAGAAAACGAACTGACAGTTGTGTTATTGGTTGGAGTGAATGGTGTCGGCAAGACAACAACCATTGGTAAGTTAGCTGCTCGGCTAATGGCTGAAGGGAAAACAGTGATGCTGGCGGCTGGCGATACATTCCGGGCAGGGGCTATCGACCAGCTTGTTGTGTGGGGAGAGAGGGCTGGTGTCGAAGTGATTCGCCAATCGGAAGGATCTGATCCGGCGGCTGTCATGTATGATGCGATTCGCGCTGCGAAAAATCGCCATGTCGATGTCTTAATTTGTGATACGGCAGGAAGGCTTCAAAACAAAGTGAACCTGATGAATGAGCTTGAAAAAGTCCATCGTGTCATTAGTAAAGAAGTGCCGGGTGCGCCGCATGAAGTACTTCTTGCTCTCGACGCAACAACTGGTCAAAACGCATTAGTCCAAGCCCAAACATTCAAAGAAGCGACGAATGTGACAGGTATAGTCTTAACGAAGCTCGATGGGACAGCAAAGGGCGGTATTGTCCTTGCAATCCGTCACAAATTGAATATCCCGGTGAAATTCGTCGGTCTTGGCGAAGGAGTAGACGATTTGCAGCCATTTGATCCGGAAAAGTATGTTTATGGTCTTTTTGCAGATGGTCTGGAATTAGAACAGCAGCAGGATGAATCAGACAAGTAATTTAGCTTGACAGTATACAAGCGTCATACTATGATGACATAGGAAGAAACAAGCGGAGGAGGCAAGACCTATCGTGCTTGCAAAAACAACACGCATTAACTTCCTCTTTGATTTTTATCAGTCGCTTTTGACGGATAAACAGAGACTGTATATGCAATTGTATTACTTGGAAGACCTTTCGCTCGGCGAGATTGCAGGAGAATATGGCGTATCACGACAAGCTGTCTATGATAATGTCCGTAGGACGGAAGCAATGCTCGAAGACTATGAAACGAAGTTAAACTTATTTTCGAAGTTTCAACAACGGTTAGAAATTGTGGACCGTTTGGAACAGCTCATAACCGATACAGACGAACAATCGACAACAATTAGAGAGTTGTTGGTTGAACTAAAAGATCATGAGTAGGGGAGGCTCTGTGCATGGCATTTGAAGGTTTAGCCCAGCGCCTGCAAGGGACGCTACAGAAAATAACGGGCAAAGGTAAAATCAGTGAAGCAGACGTTAAAGAAATGATGCGCGAAGTACGCTTTGCGCTCATTGAGGCAGATGTTAATTTAAAAGTTGTCAAAGAGTTTGTTAAAACAGTAAGTGAACGGTCTGTTGGCCAAGACGTCATGAAGAGTTTGACACCTGGTCAGCAAGTCGTCAAAATCGTCAAAGACGAACTGACGAACTTAATGGGCGGCGAACAAAATCCAATCCAATTTGCGAGGAAATCTCCGACAGTCATTATGATGGTCGGTCTGCAAGGGGCGGGGAAAACAACTACCTCTGGGAAACTGGCAACCGTTCTGCGTAAGCGGCATAATAAAAAGCCGCTGCTTGTGGCGGCAGACGTTTATAGACCCGCTGCCATTCAGCAGTTGGAAACTCTCGGCAAGCAGTTAACCGTACCGGTCTTTGCACTTGGTACGGATGTATCGCCTGTTGAAATCGTTCGCCAAGCGCTCGCAGAGGCAGAAAAAGAACATCATGACGTCGTCATCATTGACACGGCGGGACGACTTCATGTCGACGAAGTACTGATGCAGGAGCTAAAAGATATTCAAGAGCTTAGTAAACCGGATGAAGTATTCCTCGTTGTCGATGCAATGACAGGGCAGGACGCTGTTAATGTCGCGCAAAGCTTCAACGAAACAGTAGGTATTACAGGCGTTGTCTTAACGAAATTGGATGGAGACACGCGTGGTGGTGCTGCACTTTCCATACGTTCGGTAACTGATAAACCGATTAAATTTGTCGGGATGGGCGAGAAAATGGATGCGTTGGAACCGTTTCATCCGGAACGTATGGCTTCTAGAATTCTTGGCATGGGTGACGTCATGTCACTCATTGAAAAAGCCCAAGAGAATGTCGATGAAGAAAAAGCAAAAGAACTTGAACAAAAGTTCAAAACGCAATCCTTTACACTTGACGACTTCCTAGACCAGCTCCAACAAGTGAAAAAAATGGGGCCGATTGATGAGTTGTTGAAAATGATGCCGGGTGCCAATAAAATCAAGGGGCTCGAAAATGCCAAAGTTGACGAAGGTCAAATGGGGCGTGTAGAAGCAGTCATTCAGTCCATGACAATTTCAGAGCGCAATACGCCCGAAATTATTAATGCCAATCGGCGCAAGCGAATTGCTAAAGGATCCGGAACGACGATTCAAGATGTCAACCGATTACTTAAACAATTTGAAGATATGAAGAAAATGATGAAACAAATGACAGGCATGCAAAAAGGTAAAAAGAAAAATAAAATGCCTGGATTCGACTCTTTATTTAAGTAAATTCGGCTGGGCTGAATCCTGCTGGATGTAGGTAAAACTTCAGGTGTAATTGCTATAAAAACGCTGATTTTAAAAAGAATTTCAAGGTGTTAAGAAAAAACACTTTACAAACATCAAAAAGCTTGATAATATACTATCTTGTGTGAAACTATTCGGAGGTGCAAGTAAAAATGTCAGTAAAAATTCGTCTTAAACGTATGGGAGCAAAGAAAACTCCTTTCTATCGTATTGTTGTAGCAGATTCACGTTCACCACGTGATGGTCGTCAAATCGAAACAGTTGGTACTTACAACCCGCTTACAAAACCAGCGGAAGTAAAAATCAACGAAGAGCTAGCGCTCAAATGGCTTCAGGATGGCGCGAAACCATCTGATACAGTTCGTAACCTGTTTTCTGACCAAGGTATCATGGAGAAATTCCATAACGCTAAACACGGTAAATAATCAGGAGGGGTGCACATGAAGCAGCTGATTGAAACAATTGTCAAACCGTTAGTCGATTATCCCGGTGATGTCCGGGTTGCAATGGATGAGCATGATAATCGTGTCATCTACAAACTATCCGTAAATCCTGATGATATGGGAAAAATAATCGGAAAGCAGGGGCGTGTTGCGAAAGCGATACGAACTATTGTTTATTCAGCAGCAGGCAGTCACCACGGCAAGAAAGTCTATATCGATATTATAGATTGATACGAAAAAGGAAGGAGCCTATGTTCCTTCCTTTTTTGTTCAAACAATTATATAATCCGGACATACGAGCTAAGTGAAGGCGCCTTAAAAGGGGTGACCGGAGCGATAAGACTGATAGTGATTTTTCATCGGGCTTATCGCGGGAGCCATCCCCAAGCGCCGAGCGTTGTTGATAAGATTCTTCATATCAATATATATGAGCAATTACTCTAAAAAAAGGACGGTGTATGTATGCAATGGTTTAACGTAGGAACAATCGTCAATACACATGGTATTCGCGGAGAGGTACGCGTGATTTCTCGCACGCATTTCCCGGAAGAACGCTATACAGTAGGCAATAAGCTTGCTCTGTTTATGCCCGATAGTAAAACACCTATTTACTTAGTAGTAGCAAGCCATCGTCAACATAAAAACTTTGACTTATTGACATTCGAAAATCATTTTAATGTCAACGACGTTGAAAAATACCGCAACGGCATTTTCAAAATCTCAGAAAATGAACTAGGTGAGCTGGATGAAAACGAATATTACTATCACGAAATCGTGGGCTGCGCAGTTGTAACAACAGATGGTGTCGACATTGGTAAAGTGACAGAGATTCTTGAAACAGGCGCCAATGATGTATGGACGGTAACGCCAGAAAAAGGCAAGCCCCATTACATCCCATATATCGAGGACATCGTTCTGGAAATTGATATCGACAATAAAAAAATTATTATCGATCCAATGGAAGGTCTGCTGTCATGATGAAAATTGATGTCTTGTCATTGTTTCCGGAAATGTTTGAAGGGGTTCTTCATTCATCCATTATGAAAAAAGCGCAAGCGAATGATGCGGTAGCTTTTGAAGTGACGGACTTCCGCGATTACTCCACGGACAAGCACCATAAGGTCGATGATTATCCGTATGGCGGTGGGGCGGGCATGGTACTCAAGCCGGAGCCACTCTTTGCCGCAGTAGAAGCGTTATCTGAGGGGTTAGAAAAAAAGCCGCGTGTCATTCTCATGTGCCCTCAGGGCGAACGATTTACACAAAAGAAAGCAGAAGAGCTATCGGATGAAGAACATATCATTTTCATTTGCGGTCATTACGAAGGCTATGATGAACGAATTCGCCAACATCTAGTGACAGATGAACTATCCATTGGTGATTTTGTTTTGACGGGTGGAGAAATTGCCGCAATGGCTGTTATCGACAGTGTCGTTAGGCTGTTGCCAAACGTCTTGGGCAATGTAGATTCCCCTGTGCTCGACTCGTTCTCAACAGGCTTGCTGGAGCACCCACAATACACAAGACCGGCTTCATTTAATGGCTTAGAGGTGCCAGAGATTTTATTATCCGGCAACCATGGGAAAATCGAACA
Proteins encoded:
- the rimM gene encoding ribosome maturation factor RimM (Essential for efficient processing of 16S rRNA), with the translated sequence MQWFNVGTIVNTHGIRGEVRVISRTHFPEERYTVGNKLALFMPDSKTPIYLVVASHRQHKNFDLLTFENHFNVNDVEKYRNGIFKISENELGELDENEYYYHEIVGCAVVTTDGVDIGKVTEILETGANDVWTVTPEKGKPHYIPYIEDIVLEIDIDNKKIIIDPMEGLLS
- a CDS encoding KH domain-containing protein, yielding MKQLIETIVKPLVDYPGDVRVAMDEHDNRVIYKLSVNPDDMGKIIGKQGRVAKAIRTIVYSAAGSHHGKKVYIDIID
- the rpsP gene encoding 30S ribosomal protein S16, which codes for MSVKIRLKRMGAKKTPFYRIVVADSRSPRDGRQIETVGTYNPLTKPAEVKINEELALKWLQDGAKPSDTVRNLFSDQGIMEKFHNAKHGK
- the ftsY gene encoding signal recognition particle-docking protein FtsY produces the protein MSFFKKIKEKITGTNEAVTEKFKDGLTKTRDTFTSKVNDLVARFREVDEEFFEELEELLLQADVGFETVMELIDQLKLEVQRKNIKDTAGIQSVISEKLVEIYQAGEEIDSSLNIQENELTVVLLVGVNGVGKTTTIGKLAARLMAEGKTVMLAAGDTFRAGAIDQLVVWGERAGVEVIRQSEGSDPAAVMYDAIRAAKNRHVDVLICDTAGRLQNKVNLMNELEKVHRVISKEVPGAPHEVLLALDATTGQNALVQAQTFKEATNVTGIVLTKLDGTAKGGIVLAIRHKLNIPVKFVGLGEGVDDLQPFDPEKYVYGLFADGLELEQQQDESDK
- the ffh gene encoding signal recognition particle protein, whose translation is MAFEGLAQRLQGTLQKITGKGKISEADVKEMMREVRFALIEADVNLKVVKEFVKTVSERSVGQDVMKSLTPGQQVVKIVKDELTNLMGGEQNPIQFARKSPTVIMMVGLQGAGKTTTSGKLATVLRKRHNKKPLLVAADVYRPAAIQQLETLGKQLTVPVFALGTDVSPVEIVRQALAEAEKEHHDVVIIDTAGRLHVDEVLMQELKDIQELSKPDEVFLVVDAMTGQDAVNVAQSFNETVGITGVVLTKLDGDTRGGAALSIRSVTDKPIKFVGMGEKMDALEPFHPERMASRILGMGDVMSLIEKAQENVDEEKAKELEQKFKTQSFTLDDFLDQLQQVKKMGPIDELLKMMPGANKIKGLENAKVDEGQMGRVEAVIQSMTISERNTPEIINANRRKRIAKGSGTTIQDVNRLLKQFEDMKKMMKQMTGMQKGKKKNKMPGFDSLFK
- the trmD gene encoding tRNA (guanosine(37)-N1)-methyltransferase TrmD; its protein translation is MKIDVLSLFPEMFEGVLHSSIMKKAQANDAVAFEVTDFRDYSTDKHHKVDDYPYGGGAGMVLKPEPLFAAVEALSEGLEKKPRVILMCPQGERFTQKKAEELSDEEHIIFICGHYEGYDERIRQHLVTDELSIGDFVLTGGEIAAMAVIDSVVRLLPNVLGNVDSPVLDSFSTGLLEHPQYTRPASFNGLEVPEILLSGNHGKIEQWRQEQSLLRTFERRKDLLEDAPLTDHQRKMLQQLNRQQK
- a CDS encoding putative DNA-binding protein, which codes for MLAKTTRINFLFDFYQSLLTDKQRLYMQLYYLEDLSLGEIAGEYGVSRQAVYDNVRRTEAMLEDYETKLNLFSKFQQRLEIVDRLEQLITDTDEQSTTIRELLVELKDHE